One stretch of Excalfactoria chinensis isolate bCotChi1 chromosome 2, bCotChi1.hap2, whole genome shotgun sequence DNA includes these proteins:
- the PEX2 gene encoding peroxisome biogenesis factor 2 translates to MASSIGNEKTMNRVLRISQLDALELNKALEQLVWSQFTSCFHGFKPGVLAHIEPEVKAFLWLLLWRFTIYSKNATVGQAILNIRYKNNLSQTEKYQPLSKHQKLWYLIFTVGGRWLEERCYDLFSNRQLQSVNKVKHYINFGAGLIKLCGLVNFLIFLQKGTFATLTERILGIRSVFCKPQSVRQVGFEYMNRELLWHGFAEFLIYLLPLINVQKLKLRICSWCFPIANLSNSDKTSATHYKVCSLCGEWPTMPHTIGCSHVFCYYCIKSNYLFDMYFTCPKCGSEVHSLQPLKYKIEMTELHV, encoded by the coding sequence atggcATCCAGCATTGGAAATGAAAAGACTATGAATCGTGTGCTCAGAATAAGTCAACTTGATGCTCTTGAACTAAACAAAGCCCTGGAACAACTAGTGTGGTCCCAGTTTACCAGCTGTTTTCATGGATTTAAACCAGGGGTGTTGGCTCATATTGAACCAGAAgttaaagcatttctgtggcTTTTACTGTGGAGATTCACCATCTATTCTAAGAATGCAACTGTGGGACAGGCTATTTTGAATATTCGGTACAAGAATAACTTATCTCAGACAGAGAAATACCAACCTCTGAGCAAACACCAGAAGTTATGGTATCTTATTTTCACTGTTGGTGGAAGATGGCTGGAGGAGAGATGTTACGATTTATTTAGCAATCGCCAACTGCAATCCGTCAACAAAGTCAAGCATTATATTAACTTTGGAGCTGGACTTATTAAACTTTGTGGACTGGtaaattttctgatttttcttcagaaaggaaCATTTGCAACGCTTACTGAACGCATTCTAGGAATTCGGTCAGTCTTTTGCAAGCCACAAAGTGTTCGCCAGGTGGGATTTGAATACATGAACAGGGAGCTGTTGTGGCATGGCTTTGCTGAATTTCTCATCTACTTGCTACCACTTATTAATGTACAGAAACTGAAACTCAGAATTTGTTCTTGGTGTTTCCCTATTGCCAATCTTTCTAATAGTGATAAAACATCAGCAACTCACTACAAGGTGTGTTCACTGTGTGGGGAATGGCCTACCATGCCACACACCATAGGCTGTTCACATGTTTTTTGTTACTATTGTATTAAAAGTAACTATCTGTTTGATATGTATTTTACCTGTCCTAAGTGTGGCTCGGAGGTACACAGTCTTCAGCCACTGAAATATAAAATTGAAATGACAGAACTGCATGTCTAA